The following are encoded in a window of Bacillota bacterium genomic DNA:
- a CDS encoding ABC transporter substrate-binding protein → MKRAFVLALSIVCLLVISVGSVASSAAQPKEFNLGILLPLTGTFAAVAKTQQEGVLLAVDEINAAGGLNMPWGKVPVKYQVADDEASLDVGVRRFMYMAGGGVNAVVGQTWAPLAYSINEMVKQYPLPYFPVAVLAKEAFMKGKLSNYTWAVAYSPWTVGYMAGSAAINTLGKKKIFFLARSDSWGWDIWEGVKAAAKQYGGEIVGYEEAPLGTSDFVTILQKVRAAKPDVFMSAQFAGDAIALLKQTYDMGLYKEMTIFNSFLTNVVAQGLPAEAVNGLYGMHYFYWDMTGFPDKEVAKLASQYVEAYKKKYGYPPDSYATIAYIAAKHLFDVVQKVGTFDAAKISDYMQKNPDFMTVKGPAKWREDHSAVFKYAAFLVKGKSPKERKSDWDLFTIVGSQGGDSVMPPLKDLGY, encoded by the coding sequence ATGAAGAGAGCGTTCGTACTTGCGTTGTCGATCGTATGCCTCCTGGTAATAAGCGTCGGCTCAGTGGCGTCTTCAGCGGCACAACCCAAGGAGTTCAATCTGGGGATATTGCTCCCGCTCACTGGTACGTTTGCTGCGGTCGCGAAGACCCAGCAAGAGGGCGTCCTCTTGGCGGTTGACGAGATCAATGCCGCCGGCGGCTTGAACATGCCCTGGGGTAAGGTCCCAGTGAAGTACCAGGTAGCGGACGATGAGGCCAGCCTCGACGTAGGCGTGAGGAGGTTCATGTACATGGCTGGCGGCGGGGTGAACGCCGTGGTCGGCCAGACTTGGGCGCCTCTCGCCTATTCCATCAATGAAATGGTGAAGCAGTACCCGCTGCCGTATTTCCCCGTGGCCGTGCTGGCAAAAGAGGCGTTCATGAAGGGCAAGCTGTCCAACTACACTTGGGCGGTGGCATACAGCCCCTGGACTGTCGGGTACATGGCTGGCTCGGCGGCCATCAATACCCTGGGCAAGAAGAAGATCTTTTTCCTGGCGCGCTCCGACAGCTGGGGTTGGGACATTTGGGAAGGTGTCAAGGCAGCCGCGAAACAGTATGGCGGCGAGATAGTGGGCTATGAGGAAGCTCCCCTCGGTACGAGCGACTTCGTGACCATCCTCCAGAAAGTGAGAGCAGCCAAGCCTGACGTGTTCATGTCTGCCCAATTCGCAGGGGACGCGATCGCGCTCCTGAAGCAGACTTACGACATGGGTCTCTACAAGGAAATGACCATTTTCAACAGCTTCCTCACGAACGTGGTTGCGCAGGGTCTTCCTGCCGAAGCAGTGAACGGCCTGTACGGTATGCACTATTTCTACTGGGACATGACGGGCTTCCCTGACAAGGAGGTAGCCAAGCTTGCATCCCAGTACGTAGAGGCGTACAAGAAGAAATACGGTTATCCGCCTGACAGCTATGCCACGATCGCTTACATTGCTGCTAAACACCTCTTTGATGTGGTACAGAAGGTTGGAACCTTCGACGCTGCGAAGATTTCAGATTACATGCAGAAGAACCCCGACTTCATGACCGTCAAGGGTCCGGCGAAGTGGCGCGAAGACCACTCTGCGGTGTTCAAGTACGCTGCGTTCCTCGTGAAGGGCAAGAGCCCCAAGGAACGGAAGAGCGATTGGGATCTGTTCACGATAGTTGGATCGCAGGGCGGAGACAGTGTGATGCCGCCTCTGAAGGACTTGGGCTACTAG
- a CDS encoding methyl-accepting chemotaxis protein produces the protein MRTQMHFRLGFRILAGYGLLLLLMAVVGFFGLRGVSGVNSVLNDMLDRDVPQLVQIERLSGAIDKFALALRGYLFMGDPKLRETLESADAEIQELFTALCGDTGSGTGSQESDTAAASAPNGSEPQTESGQALVEIRDAWEKCRNSVFGFLDNGQRGEVMAYMTDEGDAVVAKVQNDLAGVVAALRDRTAAAEEAAKSTAGTVQVRTLATFAASIVVGLILALSLAASIVRPTAALARVAQQVAAGHLQIEVPGIGRRDEVGATARAFSEMVGSLRTVVEELLGHAKQVASTGQEVAASADEAAAATEQVAETIGHVAKGAAEQSTSAQATSKAMNQLSAAIEQIAKGAQEQTASVNQANAVVASMARLMEGVSSTVQSLISAAEKSRIAANSGSNAVRDVIVGMDDIRSQAEAVASSIKELGAHSNEIGKIIEVIDDIAEQTNLLALNAAIEAARAGEHGKGFAVVADEVRKLAERSGKATKEIAGLIGTMQKGIETARNATDLQASRVSQGTELAGQAGEVLREIDATMKTMNAEVEKIAAAVKELESSSAQVVRVMDNVASITEENTAATQEMTASANEVQRAIQTMAAVSEETASAAEQVSASTGQMSSAIEQIASSAQDLAKMASALENLVARFKA, from the coding sequence ATGCGGACTCAAATGCACTTCCGTTTGGGTTTCAGGATTCTTGCAGGCTACGGCCTACTTCTCCTCCTCATGGCTGTGGTCGGTTTCTTTGGTCTCCGGGGAGTCTCTGGGGTCAACTCCGTGCTCAACGACATGCTCGACCGCGACGTACCGCAGCTGGTGCAGATCGAACGCCTGAGTGGCGCGATAGACAAGTTCGCGCTCGCGCTCCGCGGTTACCTCTTCATGGGCGACCCCAAGCTACGCGAGACCCTGGAGTCCGCCGACGCCGAGATCCAAGAGCTGTTCACTGCGTTGTGCGGCGACACAGGCTCAGGCACAGGTTCACAGGAGTCGGACACTGCCGCCGCTTCGGCACCGAATGGGTCGGAACCTCAAACCGAAAGCGGTCAGGCCCTCGTTGAGATACGCGACGCCTGGGAGAAGTGCAGGAACAGCGTGTTCGGCTTCCTCGACAACGGCCAGCGAGGCGAAGTCATGGCCTACATGACGGACGAGGGCGATGCCGTTGTGGCGAAGGTGCAGAACGACCTTGCTGGCGTCGTCGCAGCCCTGCGAGACCGCACGGCCGCCGCTGAGGAGGCGGCGAAATCCACGGCCGGGACCGTGCAGGTGCGCACCCTTGCAACGTTTGCAGCCTCCATCGTGGTGGGGCTGATCCTGGCCCTCTCCCTTGCCGCAAGCATCGTCCGCCCGACAGCAGCGCTCGCCCGTGTGGCTCAGCAGGTCGCCGCCGGTCATCTTCAGATAGAGGTGCCGGGCATCGGGAGACGTGACGAGGTGGGCGCCACCGCCCGGGCCTTTTCCGAGATGGTAGGAAGCCTGCGGACGGTCGTTGAGGAGCTGCTGGGTCATGCGAAGCAGGTGGCATCCACGGGACAGGAAGTGGCGGCAAGCGCGGATGAGGCTGCAGCTGCCACCGAGCAAGTAGCAGAGACGATAGGGCATGTCGCCAAGGGGGCAGCGGAGCAGAGCACGAGCGCCCAGGCGACGTCCAAAGCGATGAACCAGCTTTCCGCCGCGATAGAACAGATAGCCAAAGGTGCTCAGGAACAGACCGCCTCGGTGAACCAGGCAAATGCCGTGGTCGCGTCGATGGCGAGGCTGATGGAGGGCGTCTCGAGCACGGTGCAGTCTCTCATCTCAGCAGCTGAGAAGAGCCGCATCGCTGCAAACAGCGGTTCGAACGCCGTGAGAGACGTGATCGTGGGCATGGACGACATCCGAAGCCAGGCCGAGGCCGTTGCGTCCAGTATCAAGGAGCTCGGCGCGCATTCGAACGAGATCGGCAAGATCATCGAGGTCATCGACGATATAGCCGAGCAGACCAACCTTCTCGCGTTGAACGCCGCCATCGAGGCAGCCCGCGCAGGCGAGCACGGCAAGGGGTTCGCAGTAGTCGCTGACGAGGTGCGCAAACTCGCCGAGCGTTCCGGCAAGGCGACCAAAGAGATCGCGGGACTCATCGGGACCATGCAGAAGGGCATCGAAACCGCACGAAACGCCACGGACCTCCAAGCGAGCCGGGTGTCCCAGGGGACCGAGCTCGCGGGTCAAGCCGGGGAGGTCCTCCGCGAGATAGACGCGACCATGAAGACCATGAATGCCGAGGTTGAGAAGATCGCCGCTGCCGTCAAGGAGCTGGAGTCGTCCAGCGCCCAGGTAGTGAGGGTTATGGATAACGTGGCCAGCATCACCGAGGAGAATACCGCGGCGACCCAGGAGATGACCGCGTCCGCCAATGAGGTACAGAGGGCCATACAGACCATGGCTGCGGTATCAGAGGAGACGGCTAGCGCGGCGGAGCAGGTGTCTGCCTCTACGGGTCAGATGAGCTCGGCAATAGAGCAAATCGCTTCGTCCGCTCAGGACCTCGCGAAGATGGCGTCGGCCCTGGAGAATCTGGTGGCGAGGTTCAAGGCCTAG
- a CDS encoding DUF2207 domain-containing protein: protein MEDVVTGKGGNRWRGAGLTGSAAALLAIVLAACAVVWPWQTVQAKEFSISQVDIQARVESDGSLAVREQRTFRFQGEFSRVRQWIPLSNGVRIMDIAVSEGGKAYSLTTGPADERVPGTYRLQETPDHVEVAWHFRAKDESRTFTLAYRLQEAVVAHNDVAELYWKCIGDEWEVGASEAKVTITLPEGASKQDIRAWAHGPLWGAISIESPTLITLSVAPLPAKTFVEARVVFPKALVPAATRTSSRDALLSIMQEEGAWAREANIARERAAARLAAMRRLGRLNVYLAPAVAILALILWFALIYRRYDREFTPEFAGDYYRELPATYSPAELGVLWRFGAPGPADFAATILDLARRGYVEIEEHRAERERPIKAGKTAAHVEYVVKRTAKGKDDDMLEHEKALYNALFYTIGDTQAVTFREIEEYARKLPGPFLALYNDWQAKVQACAAERDDFFDPTAATGRLAGILMGIALLLAGAGAIALSVALLPTGIAWIGTGILIVILSARIKRRSKRGQTEFATWRAFRRFLVDFSSLHDAPVPSLRLWEHYLVYAVSLGVAREVIDQLKIVFPELATEGSGLVIGHGWLTSTAGSDLASCLTNLTSSLEHSILTATSESASAAGRGGGFSGGGGGGVGGGGGSAD from the coding sequence ATGGAGGACGTGGTGACAGGCAAAGGTGGGAACCGATGGCGCGGCGCGGGCCTTACGGGCTCTGCGGCCGCCTTGCTGGCGATCGTGCTGGCTGCATGTGCGGTAGTCTGGCCGTGGCAGACGGTCCAGGCCAAGGAGTTCTCCATATCCCAGGTTGACATCCAAGCGCGAGTTGAAAGCGATGGTTCCCTGGCCGTCCGCGAGCAGCGTACGTTCCGCTTCCAGGGGGAGTTCTCAAGGGTGAGGCAATGGATCCCCCTTTCGAACGGCGTGCGTATCATGGACATTGCCGTGAGCGAAGGGGGCAAGGCGTATTCCCTGACGACAGGCCCGGCCGATGAGCGTGTGCCAGGCACTTACAGGCTGCAGGAGACTCCCGACCACGTGGAGGTCGCGTGGCACTTCAGGGCGAAGGACGAGTCCCGCACGTTCACCCTGGCATACCGCTTGCAGGAAGCAGTCGTGGCTCACAACGATGTGGCCGAGCTCTATTGGAAGTGCATCGGCGACGAATGGGAGGTGGGCGCCTCCGAGGCCAAGGTGACCATCACGTTGCCAGAGGGAGCCAGTAAGCAGGACATAAGGGCATGGGCCCACGGTCCGCTGTGGGGCGCCATATCTATCGAGAGCCCAACCCTCATAACCCTCTCTGTGGCCCCTCTCCCCGCGAAGACGTTCGTCGAGGCGAGAGTGGTGTTTCCGAAAGCCCTCGTCCCCGCAGCCACGCGCACGTCCAGCAGGGACGCACTGCTCTCCATCATGCAGGAGGAAGGCGCCTGGGCGCGTGAGGCCAACATCGCTAGAGAAAGGGCAGCCGCACGCCTGGCCGCCATGCGCCGACTGGGAAGACTCAACGTGTACCTGGCGCCTGCCGTCGCCATCCTTGCGCTCATCCTTTGGTTTGCGTTGATATATAGACGGTACGATCGGGAATTCACCCCGGAGTTCGCCGGAGATTATTACAGGGAACTCCCTGCCACCTACAGCCCTGCGGAGCTGGGGGTTTTGTGGCGCTTCGGCGCGCCCGGCCCGGCCGACTTTGCTGCGACCATCCTGGACCTAGCAAGACGCGGCTACGTCGAGATCGAGGAGCACAGGGCTGAGCGCGAGCGCCCCATCAAGGCGGGCAAGACAGCAGCCCACGTGGAGTACGTCGTCAAGAGAACCGCCAAGGGCAAGGACGACGACATGCTGGAACACGAGAAGGCCCTCTATAATGCCTTGTTTTACACGATCGGGGACACCCAGGCCGTGACGTTCCGTGAGATCGAGGAGTATGCAAGAAAACTGCCTGGTCCCTTCCTCGCGCTGTACAACGACTGGCAGGCGAAAGTGCAGGCCTGCGCGGCCGAGCGCGACGACTTCTTCGACCCGACCGCGGCTACCGGCAGGCTTGCCGGGATCCTCATGGGCATTGCCCTCCTCCTTGCCGGGGCTGGTGCGATCGCCCTCTCCGTTGCGCTCCTGCCCACCGGGATAGCTTGGATCGGCACGGGTATATTGATTGTGATACTGTCCGCGAGGATAAAGAGACGTTCGAAAAGGGGCCAGACGGAGTTCGCCACGTGGCGCGCGTTCCGCAGATTCCTCGTGGATTTCTCCTCTCTGCATGACGCGCCTGTGCCTTCCTTGCGGCTGTGGGAGCACTATCTTGTGTACGCGGTCTCGCTCGGCGTGGCAAGGGAAGTTATCGACCAGCTAAAGATCGTGTTTCCCGAGCTCGCCACCGAAGGCTCTGGTTTGGTCATCGGTCACGGCTGGCTTACCAGCACGGCCGGCAGCGACCTTGCCTCGTGTCTGACAAATCTGACGAGCTCGCTCGAGCACTCGATTCTTACCGCAACGAGCGAGAGCGCGTCCGCGGCAGGCAGAGGCGGAGGGTTCTCGGGCGGCGGAGGGGGCGGCGTTGGAGGAGGAGGCGGAAGCGCTGACTAG
- a CDS encoding HAD family hydrolase, whose amino-acid sequence MVRAVLFDLDGTLVHYDFDAFLNEYFAALSTRLADMVEPRRLVAQIIRSTDAMVKNLDPAKTNQQVFAEDFFPQIGIPEGVLMPVFDDFYRRDFPLIKHRLGVRAHPAARRMIETLLSRGLDVVIATNPVFPLIAIEERMRWGGLDGLPYRLVTSYETMHFCKPNREYYGEVLELIGRTPQECLMVGNDVEEDIVAGTLGMKTYLVEDFLLDRGRAQNHPDFRGSFEDLVRFMERGKF is encoded by the coding sequence ATGGTCCGCGCTGTGCTCTTTGATCTCGACGGTACCTTGGTTCATTATGACTTCGACGCGTTCCTCAACGAATACTTCGCTGCGCTCAGCACAAGACTGGCCGATATGGTCGAGCCCAGGCGCCTGGTCGCGCAGATCATCAGGTCCACAGACGCCATGGTGAAAAACCTTGATCCAGCCAAGACCAACCAGCAGGTTTTCGCCGAGGACTTCTTCCCGCAGATAGGGATACCTGAAGGCGTTCTCATGCCGGTGTTTGACGATTTCTACCGGCGTGACTTCCCGCTCATCAAGCACCGGCTGGGTGTCCGCGCGCATCCAGCGGCGCGCCGCATGATAGAGACCTTGCTTTCGAGGGGGCTCGACGTGGTCATAGCGACGAACCCGGTGTTTCCCCTCATCGCCATCGAGGAGCGGATGAGGTGGGGAGGTTTGGACGGGCTTCCCTACCGGTTGGTCACATCGTACGAGACGATGCACTTCTGCAAGCCCAACCGGGAATATTATGGAGAGGTCCTCGAGCTCATCGGACGCACGCCGCAGGAGTGCCTGATGGTGGGCAACGATGTGGAGGAAGACATCGTTGCGGGGACACTCGGGATGAAAACGTATCTGGTGGAGGACTTCCTTCTCGACCGCGGGCGGGCGCAGAATCACCCTGACTTCCGGGGAAGTTTCGAGGACCTCGTGCGCTTCATGGAGCGCGGCAAGTTCTGA
- the dat gene encoding D-amino-acid transaminase yields the protein MPEIAYVDGEFMDLAEARVSVEDRGFQFGDGVYEVVRCYRAAPFALDEHLGRLERSASAIELSLPEGRSVLRDVMLEAVRRSELPEAVLYVQVTRGWAPRGHAFPEAAKPTLVVTVRPARPAPPERLLLGVPVITVPDERWLRCDIKCTDLLANVIAKERARRAGALEAIMIRDGAYVTEGASTNVFAVRDGTIYTAPEGPRILSGITRSVVLRLARESGIPVVEDFFAPSLLTRAEEVFITSTTLEVVPCVRVDGLPVGDGKPGPVTRALASAYAAEVERLVGNAPKPA from the coding sequence ATGCCTGAGATCGCATACGTCGATGGGGAGTTCATGGATCTTGCAGAGGCTCGCGTGTCCGTTGAAGACCGGGGGTTTCAGTTCGGCGACGGCGTCTACGAGGTTGTCAGGTGTTACCGGGCCGCACCTTTCGCCCTCGACGAACACCTAGGCCGCCTCGAGAGAAGCGCGAGCGCCATCGAGCTGTCACTGCCGGAAGGAAGGTCTGTGCTCAGGGATGTCATGCTCGAGGCGGTTCGCAGGAGCGAGCTTCCTGAAGCGGTTCTTTACGTGCAGGTCACCCGGGGATGGGCCCCTCGCGGGCACGCCTTTCCAGAAGCGGCGAAGCCTACCCTGGTTGTTACAGTCCGCCCTGCGAGGCCCGCCCCACCGGAGCGACTTCTCCTGGGTGTTCCGGTGATAACCGTTCCAGATGAGCGGTGGCTTCGGTGCGACATCAAGTGCACGGATCTTCTAGCCAATGTCATTGCAAAAGAAAGGGCGAGGCGAGCTGGTGCCCTTGAGGCCATCATGATAAGGGATGGCGCGTATGTCACCGAAGGGGCCAGCACCAATGTGTTCGCTGTGAGGGACGGGACGATATACACGGCTCCGGAGGGCCCGAGGATCCTTTCTGGGATAACGAGGTCCGTTGTGTTGAGGCTTGCGCGTGAGAGCGGCATACCCGTGGTCGAGGACTTCTTCGCCCCGAGCCTGCTCACCCGGGCGGAAGAGGTGTTCATAACCAGCACCACGCTGGAGGTCGTTCCGTGCGTGAGGGTGGACGGCTTGCCGGTGGGAGACGGCAAACCGGGACCGGTGACGCGTGCGCTTGCGTCGGCATACGCCGCCGAGGTCGAAAGGCTTGTGGGTAACGCGCCCAAGCCTGCCTAG
- the atpB gene encoding F0F1 ATP synthase subunit A encodes MPFFARTYHLLGYEIPETVITTWVIMALLVLASRLAVSLLTSRPPEEPPSARSLVPELLYEAVQWLVDGTMGKENRGFIPYIGTLALFLVMANLTGLIGVTPPTADLNTTLALATITFVNIQYYSIKRKGIAAYLKGFFEPVAFLAPLNVISEIALPFSMAFRLFGNMLGGAIIMGLLYSVLPAFVPVVPHMYFDIFSGIIQTFIFVMLTMTFIGRAMD; translated from the coding sequence ATGCCGTTCTTCGCAAGGACATACCATCTCCTAGGCTACGAAATACCCGAGACAGTCATCACCACGTGGGTGATCATGGCTCTGCTCGTCCTTGCCTCGCGTCTCGCGGTGAGCCTCTTGACATCACGCCCGCCAGAGGAACCGCCCTCGGCGAGGAGCCTCGTCCCTGAGCTTCTCTACGAGGCAGTCCAGTGGCTCGTGGACGGCACCATGGGCAAGGAGAACAGGGGCTTCATACCGTACATCGGCACGCTCGCCCTCTTCCTCGTGATGGCCAACCTCACGGGTTTGATCGGTGTCACCCCCCCGACCGCAGACCTCAACACCACGCTCGCCCTCGCTACCATCACCTTTGTGAACATCCAGTACTACTCGATCAAGCGTAAGGGCATCGCGGCGTACCTCAAGGGCTTTTTCGAGCCAGTGGCGTTCCTTGCGCCGCTGAACGTCATCAGCGAGATCGCCCTTCCGTTCTCCATGGCATTCCGCCTCTTCGGCAACATGCTCGGCGGCGCCATCATCATGGGGCTGCTGTATTCGGTCCTGCCAGCGTTCGTGCCCGTCGTTCCCCACATGTACTTCGACATCTTCTCCGGAATCATCCAGACGTTCATCTTCGTTATGCTTACGATGACTTTCATCGGAAGGGCAATGGACTAG
- the atpE gene encoding ATP synthase F0 subunit C yields the protein MHGIFEGFGVLDTFAFLGRLGLQDLRETVAVAAAHPRAAVLAASALSAGIAMASGLGPGIGQGYAAGEAADAVGRNPARRSDITLVMLLGQAVAETSGIFSLVIALLLLFANPLVTHAGPPLTRASATLGAGLAMLAGIGPGIGQGYAAGKGAETVGRRPDLRIDITRTMLLGQAISQTTGLYGLVIALVLMFAPPF from the coding sequence ATGCACGGCATCTTCGAGGGATTCGGTGTGCTGGACACGTTCGCTTTTCTGGGCAGGCTGGGACTCCAGGACCTGCGGGAAACCGTGGCAGTCGCGGCCGCCCATCCGAGGGCGGCGGTGTTGGCCGCGTCAGCGCTAAGTGCTGGTATAGCGATGGCCTCCGGGCTCGGACCCGGGATCGGCCAGGGTTACGCTGCAGGTGAAGCCGCGGATGCGGTGGGGCGTAACCCCGCGAGACGGTCTGACATCACGCTGGTAATGCTCCTGGGACAGGCCGTGGCTGAGACTTCCGGGATCTTCTCGCTTGTAATCGCGCTTCTCCTTCTTTTCGCGAATCCTCTCGTGACGCATGCGGGCCCGCCGCTCACCCGGGCATCGGCAACCCTTGGCGCCGGGCTCGCCATGCTCGCCGGAATAGGACCTGGTATCGGTCAGGGATACGCTGCGGGCAAAGGAGCGGAGACAGTTGGACGACGTCCGGACCTGCGGATAGACATAACCCGGACGATGCTCCTTGGCCAAGCGATCTCTCAGACCACGGGCCTGTATGGCCTCGTGATCGCCCTCGTGCTCATGTTCGCGCCACCTTTTTAG
- the atpE gene encoding ATP synthase F0 subunit C — protein sequence MDSTLAARALVLAASAIGAGIAMIAGIGPGVGQGFAAGKGAEAVGRQPEAQGEIIRTMLLGAAIAETTGIYALVIALILLFANPFLRLLG from the coding sequence ATGGATTCAACTCTTGCAGCAAGAGCGCTAGTACTTGCCGCGTCCGCCATCGGCGCCGGGATCGCCATGATAGCAGGCATCGGCCCTGGTGTCGGACAAGGGTTTGCTGCCGGAAAGGGCGCAGAGGCCGTGGGCAGGCAGCCGGAGGCCCAGGGCGAGATCATCAGGACGATGCTTCTCGGAGCGGCCATCGCGGAGACCACCGGAATATACGCCCTTGTGATCGCCCTTATTCTCCTCTTCGCCAACCCGTTCCTCAGGCTGCTTGGTTGA
- the atpF gene encoding F0F1 ATP synthase subunit B, whose amino-acid sequence MRLDYTYVFQILNFIVLFLLLRRYLFGPVKAYLDRREQYIRDRISAAENDRNHAAKLREELQTDLARARAKAGEIVEQARRASEQIKAEARRMAAEEAARIMTRAREEAARQKEQALQEIRRQAVDISVAVASKVIRSVLDREALRREASAAARDILEATPRTNVHGGTAS is encoded by the coding sequence ATGCGCCTCGATTATACGTACGTTTTTCAGATACTGAATTTCATAGTCTTGTTCCTCCTTCTTCGCCGGTACTTGTTTGGTCCGGTCAAGGCGTATCTTGACCGGCGAGAGCAGTATATCCGAGACCGCATATCGGCGGCAGAGAACGACAGGAACCACGCCGCGAAGCTCAGGGAAGAGCTTCAGACTGATCTCGCCCGCGCCCGGGCTAAGGCGGGAGAGATCGTGGAGCAGGCCAGGCGCGCGTCTGAGCAAATCAAGGCCGAGGCCCGCAGGATGGCTGCGGAGGAAGCGGCACGCATCATGACACGCGCCCGCGAAGAGGCAGCCCGCCAAAAGGAGCAAGCCCTTCAAGAGATCCGTCGACAGGCGGTGGACATCTCCGTCGCCGTCGCCTCAAAGGTCATCCGCAGCGTTCTCGACCGGGAGGCGTTGCGGCGGGAGGCATCCGCGGCCGCCCGGGATATCCTTGAGGCAACGCCGCGAACCAACGTTCACGGGGGTACAGCCTCATGA
- the atpH gene encoding ATP synthase F1 subunit delta — protein MTSLDPATLARALLSVAREQHVEPQTVAGELAEVANVLASVPLLRRTLGDPGIPADERRSIVSDVLGDILSPVTLGLLDLLIDENQVNAVGTVVNTYQRLLDEDRGVVRAHVTSAVKLSPADVETLRAGLAEKLGGNVIIEQEVDPGILGGLIVRVGDAVFDGSLAARLRKVREELETTAPVTTGETPAHPQTDSSCGAAATTSATGDPPPAGPSSAPSGE, from the coding sequence ATGACGTCCCTCGACCCGGCCACGCTCGCGAGGGCTCTTCTCTCGGTCGCCAGGGAGCAGCATGTGGAGCCCCAAACCGTTGCAGGGGAGCTTGCAGAGGTCGCCAACGTCCTCGCGTCGGTGCCGCTCCTAAGAAGGACGCTCGGCGATCCGGGCATCCCAGCCGACGAGCGGCGATCTATTGTATCGGACGTCCTGGGTGACATCCTCTCGCCTGTTACGCTCGGCCTTCTCGACCTCCTCATAGACGAGAACCAGGTGAACGCGGTCGGCACCGTGGTCAACACATACCAGAGGCTTCTCGATGAGGACAGAGGCGTGGTGCGTGCTCACGTGACCAGTGCCGTCAAGCTTTCGCCCGCCGATGTGGAAACGCTGCGCGCAGGGCTGGCCGAAAAACTCGGCGGGAACGTCATCATCGAGCAGGAGGTTGATCCTGGGATTCTGGGAGGCCTGATAGTGCGGGTTGGAGACGCCGTGTTCGACGGCAGCCTTGCCGCTCGCCTCCGTAAAGTGCGCGAGGAACTCGAGACGACCGCTCCTGTGACGACGGGCGAAACGCCCGCTCACCCCCAGACTGACTCGTCTTGCGGCGCAGCCGCGACAACGTCTGCAACCGGCGACCCGCCGCCTGCGGGGCCGTCCAGCGCTCCTTCCGGGGAGTGA